A part of Deltaproteobacteria bacterium genomic DNA contains:
- a CDS encoding histidine phosphatase family protein, producing MTNLVRLYLIRHGRPTSGFAEAVDPGLDEIGKAQAATAAQELASLGPLALATSPLKRARETAAPFEALWKTSARVEPTVAEIPTPMNDPRARSAWLREAMRDQWTGLPEMQQQWRERLIATLTGFSVPTIITTHFIAINVAVGVATGDARMICCEPDHCSCTVLEVREGRLHLVSLGKQRETQIL from the coding sequence ATGACCAACCTCGTTAGACTCTACCTCATTCGTCATGGCCGTCCGACCTCCGGGTTTGCCGAAGCCGTCGATCCTGGGCTTGATGAAATCGGCAAAGCGCAAGCCGCAACTGCGGCGCAGGAACTCGCCTCGCTCGGTCCGCTGGCGCTGGCGACCAGTCCGCTGAAGCGTGCGCGTGAAACGGCGGCACCGTTCGAGGCCCTGTGGAAGACCAGCGCGCGTGTCGAGCCTACGGTCGCGGAAATTCCCACGCCAATGAATGACCCGCGCGCTCGCTCTGCCTGGCTGCGCGAGGCCATGCGCGATCAGTGGACCGGTCTGCCGGAGATGCAACAGCAGTGGCGCGAGCGGCTGATTGCTACCTTGACCGGGTTTTCCGTTCCTACCATCATTACGACCCACTTCATTGCCATTAACGTCGCTGTCGGCGTTGCGACTGGGGATGCGCGCATGATTTGCTGCGAACCAGACCATTGTTCCTGTACGGTGTTGGAAGTGCGCGAGGGTCGCTTGCATTTGGTGTCATTAGGGAAACAACGCGAAACGCAGATTCTGTAA
- a CDS encoding putative molybdenum carrier protein, with product MTIRKIVSGGQTGVDRAALDAAKALGLERGGWCPKDRRAEDGRIPDDYSLQETSTADYAERTELNVRDSDGTLILTVGLPSGGTAYTIECARKLRRPYFLVDLAHDPDPSAAGRWLAEGQISVLNVAGPRQSQFAVGYARAYRFLLALFPRKHPDDQPR from the coding sequence ATGACGATACGCAAGATCGTTTCTGGCGGTCAAACTGGAGTGGATCGGGCCGCTCTCGACGCGGCGAAAGCACTCGGCCTGGAACGCGGTGGGTGGTGTCCGAAGGATCGGCGCGCGGAAGATGGCCGCATTCCGGACGACTACTCATTACAGGAAACATCCACTGCAGATTATGCCGAACGCACGGAACTGAATGTTCGTGACAGCGACGGCACACTCATCCTCACCGTCGGGCTGCCAAGCGGTGGTACTGCCTATACAATCGAGTGCGCGCGGAAACTGCGTAGGCCATACTTCCTGGTCGATCTCGCGCACGACCCCGACCCTAGTGCAGCAGGGAGGTGGCTTGCCGAGGGGCAGATCTCGGTCTTAAATGTGGCCGGGCCGCGGCAGAGTCAGTTTGCCGTGGGTTATGCGCGCGCCTATCGGTTTTTGCTCGCGCTGTTCCCAAGAAAGCACCCAGATGACCAACCTCGTTAG